The segment AAACCAAAGTTCGAGTAACTATATTAATACTGCTAGTGATATTGGCagaacataagataaaaaaaaatgtatatcaGATTCAAAACACAAAGGCATTGATTCAGAACCTGTCCTTGTAATTTAACAGATTAACAAGAACCACTTATTTTCAAGAAACTTCATGTTATTTCTCTACTgctaaatttgtttaaaaaatatatttattaattttttgctGAAGTGGACTGACCATGAATGAGCTAACAAAAGCATGGGAATGTGTGCCACGGAGAGGTATCCCAAAAAGTTTTCCAGCTGCTACGTTGCTGCCATTGGCATATACACACAATAACACAAAAGCATATCATTTCTACTTTCCCTTTATTTATAAGAACAAACAAGAAAGATCAAAAAACACCAATAGCTTACCTTGTAGCATCAAAACCTCCAAGGTAGCAATATTTAGATGCGCTTATTGCACCATCAGGTCCCTAAGATACCAAAAACTAAGAACATGGAAAGATCTCAAAATATATACACAGAACAAAGATAGAAACCTGAGCTCTCCGAGCACCAAACTCAAGCAGACTCTTAGACTTGCCGGCAACAAACCGGTGTCTTGCTGCGTTGGTAGCTACCAAAGATGCAAAATTGACAAGATTGAGGAACGGAGTTTCCAACAATTGAACAACCtatgattttgattttacaaACAACCAAACCATCGTTTAtaatcttattaaaaaaaaaaaaaacaagacagTGTTACAGAACATGAGAGAGACTCACACCAACAGGTCCTTCAACTCTCATGAGAGGCACCTTAGGGAAAACAACAGACCCTTCAGGAATCGCATAGACTTCAACGTCAGAGCAATCAAGCCCTTTAAGATAATCACAGAAAGCTTCCTAATTTCAATCAAAACCCACATCGAATCAAATCAGAACTAAATAACAAGAAgaaatcaaattcaaaaatCAGGATACCTCAGATCCAGGCAAGGAGTCACGAACGTAATCGATCTCTTGGTGGGTCAATTTGAAATTGGCGAGGAACTTGACACACTCTTCTAACCCAGCGAAGACAGTGTACTCGCCGCCAAACGGGTTCTTACGAAAGTACAGATCGAAGCTGTAAAGGAAACATAAAGATCAGAACTTTAATAAGCGAAAGGGATGAAGAAGGTTGTTTAGATACACGGATCGTTCGTTTTGTTTGCCAGCTTTCCAATAAGCGTAAGCCATGGTGAATTGGTAGAGATCGTTGAGGAGAGGTGTGACCATGGGGTTGGTGGGTCCTTCTATGACCCGACCCGGTTGGTTTCCATTCTCTTTCGGCTCCATTGTTTGTGTCTCCAATTTGTTGTGGTAAGGAAAATAAATGGCTTCGTGTGTTGTTTGGTTACAGTGAGAGTGGTTTGGTGGTGGTCAGAGgagaagaaaattaaaaatggagaatttaaaaagagacgAGGACAACCACATAAACAAAACCCACTGTTTCAGCTTTGACCTAGTCTTACCCCTTTAATTGTGTTGTgcttttgattttattaatttttctttttgataattaacaaaaaaaaaagaaatctgtggaaaatttgattttaacTTGTTTGACcgtcgaccaaaaaaaaaaacttgtttgaCCAGGTGGGTGGAATAATTGTGTTTTATACAAGTTTGTAATACCCAACGCTAAATTATCATTTAACCAAAGTTTATCactttctaaaataaattttggagtaattttaattatttttggatGATTTTAGTATTACGATACTAAATGACCGTCCACTGAAACTGAGCCAAGAAAAATGTCGAAGGCATTTAAGTAGCCGCATTTTCACTCAGTTTTAATCGATGGTGGCCGATATATAAATTTACAACCATGAGTTTTTTATCACCAGACCACAAGCGTCCGGTTGAGTGATatcattttcaaatttctttttaaaaaaattataaaatttttaatttgtgataaaaaagttaaattaacttttctaaattgtttataaatgttttaaaataatttttaaaatattagttcaagtttataaatcaattttaccTCGTAAATACTAGTATTAAACaataattataaacttattttaatgttatgatatttttgatcgaatgtattttgaaaaaaaatggcAGATAACTTAAGATTTATGGTTGTGCCGATTTTGTATGATCGTATCTGCCGTGTAATGTCCATTTGGGAAAATTAATGGAAActttacttaaaaaaaacataacctcTTTCAACATTGCTGGGCCTAAAATTTAATTGGGCCTTTAAACCCTAGAACATGGGCTTTATTTGGGGTTTTTCTTTAAACGATGCGTCTTCTCTGTATCCATCATCACATCGGAAGAGAAACAAACACGACGATCGGAAAAACTCGAAAGATGCATTGCGGCGCGGTGGCTAACGGACGGAATCGACGACTGATACTTCGCGTAGGCAGGAACTTCGCCGCAAGAtcatttctctcttcttcttcgtctccaTTATCCGGTGATTGATAGTATTTATTCCCCTTCTTATGATTCGCATTTCCGCTATTTCGTTTCAACGTCTAGAACTGTTGCTTGAGATCGTTTGGCGAATGTTAGATTTGATTCTTATCGTTGAGCTCACGTATGAATTGAAGTTAACAGGTGGTGATAGTGATTATTCGTTTTTGCAGAACATGAATGTTTCATCAAGGAGGTAGCCAAAGCTCAGCCTCCTCAGCATTTGACTCAGCTGCTTAGCATTTTCACAGCTAGAGGTAGATCAAATATTTACACTGACTTGGTTTGTAGATTTGTGTGTTTGCATTGACTTGGTTGGTGacttgtatttgtttttttatgtaTCAGGCAAATCCATAGTTTCTCCTGGTGCCAAGCAAGGCTTGTTGCCTCTTACTATTCCGCTGGTGAGAATGAGCCCAGGTATAAGTTTTAAAACACATTCGTATTGACTACAAGACTTGTATAAATTTGTGTGACTTAATCTTTAATTTTTCAGGTTCTTCAATCGCTCTACTACGTTGGCCAACAGCTCGTCCTAGGTCAGATGATCCTTTCTGCTTCTCTTCCTGTTTCGTGATACCTTATCATTTGTTTCCTGTGTTTGCAGTATGGAGATGCCTGTGGTGGAAGTTCAGAAACATGGGGTTTGGTTTTTGGCCAGTAATGTAATGAGATGCCTTGATCTAGGTTCATTTTCTGTTTTAGCATTGCTGTTTATTCTCATATCGACATCATTGGCCAACATTTCAGGTTGATCAGTTTATTCACAGAATATTGGTGGAAGAAGATATCTCTAAACCCGAGGAATCCAGCCAAGTGATCTTCGATGCTGCAGGTGAAGCTGGGAAGAAACTTTACAGTAAGGGTGATTTTGCCAGATCAGAACTGATGGATTTAGATCTCTATCTTTTAAGAAAGGTACATATTGTTGAACGTGTTGATATCAGACACTTTCTCGGCACATAGATGTTGTTGGGATGATTATTAGCTTTATTGTTCAGGTTGGACTGTTTCCGGATTCTCTAGAACGCAAAGTTATTCGACATATTGAGAATGGAGACCATGTAAGGCTAGTCATAACGTCTATTCTGTTGTGGTtgaccttctttttttttcttaattaacttCATGTGCTACTAATACAAGGTTTCAGCTTTGGTGGCTGCCGAGTTTTATACGAAGAGAGGAAACTTTCCCGGATTTGCTCGGCCTTTTGCTTTTAACGCAAAGGTTTTGCTAAAGTTCGTATAATCCTCCCTCACCAGCCCTCTTTCTTTAATGTTAATGCTTACGTCTTTTTTAGAAAACGCTAAGACCTCTATGGTTTTGTAGACTTGGGCGTAGCTTAGAAGCGAAAGATGCGGCTAGGGGTGCTCTGAAATCTTCGTGGTGGACCTTAGGATGCAGATACGAGGTACAGTTCCTTGAATGTCGTTCAATCATTTCGGTAAttgaaaagagaagagaagaaagtgtTGAATATATGAAATGGATGCATAGGAAATTGCTCTAATAGCAGAGTGGGGAGAAGAGCAAATTGTGCAGTACAAAGAAAAACTTACGGGAGAAAGACGACAACGGGATATATCCAGAGGAAAGCCAAGGGCCCAGGTTCGTTCTTTACCTTTTCTCATTTCAGATACTCATCTGGATACAAAGGATTGAAACAAAACTTGTAATTGTCAGGCATCTTACGACGAGGCTGGGTTGTTATTGGATCTAGCGTCACTTGAAGGGACATGGGACGAGTCACGTGAACGGGTTGCTCAGTGCTACAAAGATGCTGGACTAAACGACATGGCCAACTTTGTTCTCTACAGAGACTGAGATGTCTCTTTTCAAGATCACTTGATCAGTGGTACTGATGTTTTTTTCCGAGACTTGACATGACGTGGAAGGCGAATGGTATTTGCATATTGTGTCCACATTTGAAATTTACATAAACCCTGCTTAAAGATAGATTCATTGGGTCAAAAAGATTACTGATTGTATCTTTTCTGAGACTAGAAGTGAAATGAAACAGAATGATCATCTCATTGGGTAAAGCCAGATACGTggagatttatatatatactgcCAAAACGTTCTATGAAAAATTACAGTTTTAGTTTGCGTAGTACGggtgtgttcaaaaaaaaaagtttgcgTAGTACGGGTAAACATGATCAAGGTATTAGATGATATAGTCCAGATAACGTTGTCTTCTCTAGGTAGCAAATAGATTAGGGAGCTTCTTGCTCTTGATGTTATTCTTCCTCCCCAACAGCTTTCTCCAGAGGCTCTTAGCTCCGCCGGTCTTTTTCTGAGGAACAATGGCGCAGCAATTTGTTTCAGAGCCTTTGCTTTTTCTTTCTGAAAGAAGAATCTGCTCTAATGCGTCGATGGTTTCATTGTAGACAGAACCGCCTCCTTTTCCGTTTTTATCAGCTGCTTGAGGTTTCTTCTGATCCTTGGAATCTCCAGTGTCATGATCTTCTGCCTTCATCTGATCCAAAAGAGATGATCTCTGAGTGGTCAATCTCTTCTCTGGTTTTGTCTCTTGCGAAGGTAGTAGTGCAGCAGCTAGGTTGTTCGGTTTGTGGGTAAGCTCAGGTGTGAGTTTGTCTGAAAGTAAAGCTGCCTCTTTTGAGTTAGTCAACGCGTTGAGCTGCTTACCAAGGTTTATAATCGTCTCCTGACACTCGGCTAACTTTTCAGAAGCAGCAGTGATCTCCAGTTCCTGAATCATCAGccacagaagaaaaaaatctcAACCTCTCATTTGTCAAAATGTAAGGATTTGATCTTATCCTGGTTACTTACAGTTCGCATGTTttgttgttcctccagcttgaGCTCGTTCGCTGTAACACTGCAACAAGCAAACCATTGGATGCATGAGAGAAACTCTATGATTGATCAAAGTCTTCAAGCATTCATATTTACCTTGCCGTCTTGTCCTTGGCCTCTTCTTCAACTATTTTGCTTGGCAGCTCGTGATCCTTGCAAGCTAAAGAGGAAACATCGCTCCCACTCCGTGACTCATCCCATTCGAGCTGCTTCTTGATCTCTTCTCTCATGCTTGAAACATTTTGAAGAGAGAAACAATGGTTCACCATCCATTCCAACACAGTGCTTAACTCTTCCGCGAACTTCTTCATGTCTGCTTTTCTGTCTATTAGATCGTAACAAGTCTGGAGAAACCGCTGCAACACACTACTTAGCTCTGTTGTTTTCCATTGCAAGACACGAGCAGTGTAACCCGAAAGCCTTTCTGATTCTCCTTTTAAGCCGACTCCTTCGATAATTTCAACGATTCTGTGAATCCACTTGCTGATATCACACTCTGTGTCTGCTGCACCCTCCACAGTGAGAGTCTCGGTCTGGTTTACACCTGACAGAGCTTTACTGATATCTTCAACTACTTCACCGACGTTCATCTGAGTTTTCGCTGCCTCTGATGAATCTTCGTTAGATTCGTTCTCTAAGGGACCAGTAGCTGAGATGGAATCAGAAGAGAAGATAGGAGAGCTTCCAGGTTCTGTACTTGCAAGCTTCTCCATTTCAGCAAAGTCATCCATCAGTTTCATCTCTGAAGCTTTAGGTGTCGAGACCATTTGCTTCTTGTTCTTGAAATTCTCCAGCTCTGAAAGCAAAGCAGAAGCCCAAGAATCAGAATCATTGTCAAACTCCGGAAACGATGCAAGAGAGACTTCATGGGACACATTGCTGCTCCGGCTTGGCTCAATGTTTGTTGTGCCTTTAGAAGATTCCTCTAGTTCTACTAGTCTAGACGCTGTTCTCGAATACATGTTTCTTGAGAACTGAAGCTCATTAACTTTCTTGTTCAATGCATCCCTCAGAGTCTTGTTCTCTTCTTCCAGTAAGCATAGCTGCTCTGTGAGGTTATTAATCTTTTCAGAATCGATCGTCGTGCTGTTAGAGCTTCTTCTCATTCCCAACATCTCTACTTCGTTTCTCATTTTGGACAGAGCAGCAGGTCCCGGTAACCGTTTCCTGACAAGTACACGTAACCTTTGACACTCTTGTTCCAGCTTTGCAACTTTCTTCACATTCTCCAAGTGAAGTTTATGAGACGCTTCAGCTGTTCGACGACTAAACTCTCTCTCTTCATTCCGAAGCTCGAGCTCTTTCTCCACCACTCTGACTTCGTACCTCAGCGTAACGTTTTCCTTTTCCTTCGACTCTAAGCTACTCACCAGAGCATTGAAATCGGACACGATGCGGCTCCTGTCTCTGTTTAACTCTTCAACAGTTTTGTTCTTTGCTAACAAAGCCTTTGAGAGATGAGTGTTCTCGCCTTCTGCCTCTGTAAGCTTCTTACACGTGTCCGCAATCTCTGTCTTTACAACTTTCAATCTTCTTTCGTATTCGTGTGATGCTTTTGTCAAAGCGTCATGCATCCTTTGCTCCTGCTCGTCCCGGAGAAAACGAAGCTGCTGCATACATTCTTTCAGACCAGCTTCTGCGTGACTCGACCTCTCGTCGCTCTTGTGTTTCTCAGTCAAAGCTTCTTCTAGCTTCTTCTCGAGAGATGCTGATTCAGCTTTTGTCTTCTCCCATCCTGTTTAACAGAAAATGCATATGAAACAGGAAGAGGACAAAAGGAAAAATAAGATCCATCAGAAGAGCTTAAGATTCAGTGAAGTTACCAATAATTGCTTCTTGTGTCTCAGACTTATGCTTATTGCTCTCAGCTTCGACATAGGTAAGCTTATCATTTAGGCTTGTAAGGCGATTCTCCAGCTGTATCTTG is part of the Brassica rapa cultivar Chiifu-401-42 chromosome A09, CAAS_Brap_v3.01, whole genome shotgun sequence genome and harbors:
- the LOC103842416 gene encoding protein IN CHLOROPLAST ATPASE BIOGENESIS, chloroplastic, encoding MRLLCIHHHIGRETNTTIGKTRKMHCGAVANGRNRRLILRVGRNFAARSFLSSSSSPLSEHECFIKEVAKAQPPQHLTQLLSIFTARGKSIVSPGAKQGLLPLTIPLVRMSPGSSIALLRWPTARPSMEMPVVEVQKHGVWFLASNVDQFIHRILVEEDISKPEESSQVIFDAAGEAGKKLYSKGDFARSELMDLDLYLLRKVGLFPDSLERKVIRHIENGDHVSALVAAEFYTKRGNFPGFARPFAFNAKVLLKLGRSLEAKDAARGALKSSWWTLGCRYEEIALIAEWGEEQIVQYKEKLTGERRQRDISRGKPRAQASYDEAGLLLDLASLEGTWDESRERVAQCYKDAGLNDMANFVLYRD
- the LOC103842417 gene encoding filament-like plant protein 7 — encoded protein: MDHKAWPWKKKSTEKSNGISSNEEIEKLVADKIQLENRLTSLNDKLTYVEAESNKHKSETQEAIIGWEKTKAESASLEKKLEEALTEKHKSDERSSHAEAGLKECMQQLRFLRDEQEQRMHDALTKASHEYERRLKVVKTEIADTCKKLTEAEGENTHLSKALLAKNKTVEELNRDRSRIVSDFNALVSSLESKEKENVTLRYEVRVVEKELELRNEEREFSRRTAEASHKLHLENVKKVAKLEQECQRLRVLVRKRLPGPAALSKMRNEVEMLGMRRSSNSTTIDSEKINNLTEQLCLLEEENKTLRDALNKKVNELQFSRNMYSRTASRLVELEESSKGTTNIEPSRSSNVSHEVSLASFPEFDNDSDSWASALLSELENFKNKKQMVSTPKASEMKLMDDFAEMEKLASTEPGSSPIFSSDSISATGPLENESNEDSSEAAKTQMNVGEVVEDISKALSGVNQTETLTVEGAADTECDISKWIHRIVEIIEGVGLKGESERLSGYTARVLQWKTTELSSVLQRFLQTCYDLIDRKADMKKFAEELSTVLEWMVNHCFSLQNVSSMREEIKKQLEWDESRSGSDVSSLACKDHELPSKIVEEEAKDKTASVTANELKLEEQQNMRTELEITAASEKLAECQETIINLGKQLNALTNSKEAALLSDKLTPELTHKPNNLAAALLPSQETKPEKRLTTQRSSLLDQMKAEDHDTGDSKDQKKPQAADKNGKGGGSVYNETIDALEQILLSERKSKGSETNCCAIVPQKKTGGAKSLWRKLLGRKNNIKSKKLPNLFAT